One window of the Pseudarthrobacter sp. ATCC 49987 genome contains the following:
- a CDS encoding DUF4236 domain-containing protein, which yields MCRWHVVLFGQSSRNVLRSQRRFCLVQVTGVSACRTSWKGKSLGIIFRRTKKLGKNTKLNLSKSGVSVSRKAGPLTVNSRGRITIRLGKGLTWRL from the coding sequence ATGTGTCGATGGCACGTTGTCCTTTTCGGCCAATCATCGCGGAACGTGCTCCGGTCACAGAGGCGTTTCTGTCTGGTACAAGTAACCGGCGTAAGTGCGTGTCGAACTTCGTGGAAGGGTAAGTCGTTGGGGATTATTTTTCGTCGCACAAAGAAGCTTGGTAAGAACACCAAGTTAAACCTTTCCAAAAGCGGCGTGTCAGTTTCGCGCAAGGCGGGTCCATTGACCGTGAATAGTCGGGGCAGGATTACGATCCGCCTGGGCAAAGGCCTGACGTGGCGCCTCTGA
- a CDS encoding DUF3761 domain-containing protein → MAALVLFLVIIFAAVGGVGGVLLILGIVAVLTGLYALLFKRKSWVGLPHRKSAGLVAVSGVVAFIVGAGVAAATAAPSVVSDKSALVASAQQSDTATPTATPTATSPANSACLTASETRNYTGDLFICTMGSDQRLVWMSESESKRVVAQKQASDKAAADKVAADKAAADKAIADKAIADKAAADKAAADTLAAQQTAAQQAAADQAAAAQQAANQAPTQQNASGATALCVDGTLSFSANHRGTCSGHRGVSVWYK, encoded by the coding sequence GTGGCAGCATTGGTGCTGTTTCTGGTCATAATCTTCGCTGCGGTGGGCGGCGTTGGCGGGGTCCTCTTGATTCTCGGAATCGTAGCCGTGCTCACTGGGTTGTACGCCCTGCTCTTCAAGCGGAAATCCTGGGTCGGGCTTCCGCACCGGAAGTCAGCAGGTTTGGTGGCAGTGTCTGGTGTTGTTGCCTTCATCGTGGGGGCGGGTGTGGCGGCCGCTACCGCGGCCCCAAGCGTCGTCTCCGATAAGTCGGCCTTGGTAGCCTCCGCGCAGCAGTCGGACACTGCAACGCCCACTGCAACGCCCACAGCCACGAGCCCGGCCAACTCGGCGTGTCTTACCGCAAGCGAGACACGGAATTACACCGGCGACCTCTTCATATGCACCATGGGAAGCGATCAGCGTCTGGTGTGGATGTCCGAGTCCGAGTCCAAACGGGTCGTGGCTCAGAAGCAAGCTTCGGATAAAGCCGCGGCAGACAAGGTGGCAGCTGATAAGGCTGCTGCGGACAAAGCAATTGCAGACAAGGCAATTGCTGACAAGGCTGCTGCTGACAAAGCGGCCGCTGACACGCTGGCAGCCCAGCAGACAGCCGCCCAGCAAGCAGCTGCGGATCAAGCTGCGGCAGCTCAACAAGCAGCGAACCAAGCGCCAACTCAGCAGAATGCGAGCGGCGCCACAGCCCTATGTGTCGATGGCACGTTGTCCTTTTCGGCCAATCATCGCGGAACGTGCTCCGGTCACAGAGGCGTTTCTGTCTGGTACAAGTAA
- a CDS encoding C2 family cysteine protease codes for MPGFYGADIGQLRALAKTMAQHSDKVGALSTELGQLLSRAPWEGRDAVAFRADWLSEHRPTLQRVAAGLRDQAQELTRNADQQDRASAGAAGSGGSGKPDSNPPGDPGPLDPDRPDVDVPGDVREDPDAGDPGDIRQGQIGDCWLLAGIGSVAQTLEREDKLDEFLAEHMRPVGDPATQWVVTLHEDGEPVEVTVEAKSTDGGVRGEDGEPSWLSIYERAAAEHRGGSYDDIDGGFSHEAMELMTGRSADKDGELDLAEIEDKLAGGQAVSVGTEDTKDDDFDWVWESDEVNRTDVVPNHAYVVVEVKTNDDGEKVVVLANPWGPSGGFMSGDDDRKAGTLELTEDEYKENFDSVYSVDTK; via the coding sequence ATGCCGGGATTTTATGGCGCCGACATTGGCCAGTTGCGGGCACTCGCAAAAACGATGGCGCAGCATTCCGACAAGGTGGGCGCATTGTCCACGGAACTGGGCCAGCTGCTTTCCCGGGCACCTTGGGAAGGGCGTGACGCCGTCGCGTTCCGGGCCGACTGGCTCTCGGAACACCGGCCAACGCTCCAACGCGTTGCCGCCGGACTCCGCGATCAAGCACAGGAACTGACCCGCAATGCGGACCAGCAGGACCGTGCCAGCGCGGGAGCTGCTGGGTCTGGAGGTTCAGGAAAGCCGGACTCTAATCCTCCCGGGGATCCGGGACCGCTGGACCCGGACCGCCCCGACGTCGACGTGCCCGGTGACGTCCGCGAGGACCCGGATGCCGGCGATCCCGGCGATATCCGGCAGGGACAGATTGGCGACTGCTGGCTCCTGGCAGGGATCGGATCGGTTGCCCAGACCCTGGAACGGGAAGACAAGCTCGATGAATTCCTCGCCGAACACATGCGCCCCGTGGGTGATCCGGCCACGCAATGGGTGGTCACCCTTCACGAAGACGGCGAGCCTGTGGAAGTCACGGTTGAAGCCAAGTCCACCGACGGCGGCGTCCGGGGTGAAGATGGCGAGCCCAGCTGGCTGTCCATCTACGAACGCGCCGCGGCGGAGCACCGGGGCGGTTCCTATGACGACATCGACGGCGGCTTCAGCCACGAGGCCATGGAACTGATGACAGGTAGGTCCGCGGACAAGGACGGCGAACTGGACCTGGCTGAGATCGAGGACAAGCTCGCCGGCGGCCAGGCTGTGTCCGTGGGCACCGAAGACACCAAGGACGACGATTTTGACTGGGTCTGGGAGTCCGACGAGGTCAACCGCACCGACGTCGTGCCCAACCACGCGTACGTCGTGGTTGAGGTGAAAACCAACGATGACGGCGAGAAGGTAGTTGTTCTGGCTAACCCATGGGGACCGTCCGGCGGCTTCATGAGCGGCGACGACGACCGCAAGGCGGGGACCCTGGAACTGACCGAGGATGAGTACAAGGAAAACTTTGATTCCGTGTACTCCGTGGATACGAAGTGA